Within the Pseudobythopirellula maris genome, the region CACCACGCCCACGAGCTCGACACGCCGGGCAAAGACTCGCACCGCCACCGCAAGGCGGGGGCGGCGGTCGTGGGGATCCTCTCGCCGGGGCTCAGCGCGGTCTTCTGGCCCCCCGCCGACGACGAGCGAACCGACCGCTACGCGGCGTTCGCCCCGCGGATGGCCGGCTGCGACCTGGTGCTGGTCGAGGGCGACAGCGCGACCACCGCCCCCAAGGTCGAGGTCTGGCGCGAGGCGGCCGGCGGCGCGCCGCGGTTCGCGGCCGACCGCTCGACCCTGGCCATCATCAGCGACGACCCGCTGGGCGCGCCTCTCGCCGCGTCGCCCCTGCCGGTGATGCCGCGCTCGGCCGACGACCTCGCCGACCGGCTGCTGTCGCTGCTTGCCGCTGCTCGCCAAGACGGGACTCGCGGCTGACCGCTACCGGGTGGATACACGACCCGCACGACCACTCCGACCCGCAGGCGACTGCGTTGCATGCAGCCCGGCGGCTGAACCGTTCGATACTGAGGGATGGACCCCCAGGGGCCGGCGCGGCGGAGCGCGGGCCCCGATCCGATAGGACCCTCACGCAGCGGCGGACAATCTTTCATGTGGCGATCCTTCTTCTTAGCAATCGGCGTGTACTGCTGCCTGCTCGGGGCGGAGGCGTTGGCGATTGAAAAGGCGGTGCTCAAGCCGCAAATGAGCGGCGGCCAAGTCGTGCAGCCCGCCCGCGACCTGACCCCCCCCGACTGGGCCCCCTGGAGCTTGCTCGCCGGCGGGGCGGTGGTGGTGATTTATTCGTTCACGCTGCCGAAAAAAGTGTCGGATTGACCCCGACGCCAGCCCCGCGGCTGCAGGGGTTTTCGAGGCGTTTTTGCCTCCCCGGCGGCCTGGGCCGCTGAAAATCCTTGTTCTGCCGCTCCAGGGCGCCTATCATGACCAGATTCGGCGTTCTCCTTCGCTCCCGCCATGCAGTGGGGCGATCGACAACGGCGAACTTCGGGGCCCGCTCGACGGTCGTCCTCGACAAGACCCCCGGCTCCGCGGCGTACGCCTGCGAGCCCCCGGCCCGATCGGCCGCCCAACGCCCCCCTCACTAGACCCCCGTTCCGACACCTCCCCACGCCATGGCCACCGCAACGAAGACCGCGACCAAGTCCGAACTCACCTCCGGCGCCGACATCCTCGTGCAGTCGCTGGTGAACCACGGCGTGGAGACGATCTTCGCCTACCCCGGCGGCTGCAGCATGCCGCTGCACCAGGCCCTCACGCGCGTGGGCGACAAGCTCCGCACGATCCTGCCCCGCCACGAGCAGGGGGGCGCCTTCGCCGCCCAAGGCCTCGCGCGCTCCACCGGCAAGGTCGGCGTCGTGATGGCCACCTCCGGCCCCGGCGCCACGAACCTCGTCACCGCGATCGCCGACGCCAAGCTCGACAGCATCCCGCTCGTCTGCATCACCGGCCAGGTCCCGACCAAGGTGATCGGCACCGACGCCTTCCAAGAGACCCCGATGGTCGAGGTTTGTCGCGGCATCACGAAGCACCACTACCTGGTGACCGACGTCAACGACGTCGCCCGCGTCATGAAGGAGGCGTTCCTGATCGCCTCGACCGGCCGCCCCGGCCCGGTGCTGGTCGACATGCCCAAAGACGTGCAGCTCGGCAAGTGCGTGCCCGACTACGACTGCGACCTGAACCTGCCGGGCTACGACCCCACGCCCCCACTCGCCCCGGCCGAGCAGATCAAGCAGGTCGCCGCCGCGATCAAGCTCGCCAAGAAGCCGGTCATCTACGCCGGCGGCGGCATCATCATCGGCGAGGCCTCGGCCGAGCTCCGCGAGCTCGTCGAGAAGACCGGCATCCCGATCACCACCACCGTGATGGGCCTCGGCACGTATCCCGGCACCGACGAGCTGAGCCTCGACATGCTCGGCATGCACGGCAGCGTGTACGCCAACTACGCGGTCGACGAGGCCGACCTGTTGATCGCCCTCGGCGTGCGGTTCGACGACCGCGTCACGGGCAAGGTCGACGCGTTCTGCAAGCACGGCAAGATCGTCCACATCGACATCGACGCCGCCGAGCTCAACAAGAACAAGCCGGCCCACATCCCCGTGCGCGGCGACATCAAGCACGCGCTCACCGAGCTCAACAAGATCGTCGAGGCGCCCGAGATCGGCGACTGGGTCGCCAAGTGCAAGGACTGGAAGGCCGAGCACCCCTTCAAGTACGACGAGTCGTACCCCGGCATCACGCAGCAGCACGCGATCAAGACCCTCTGGGAACAGACCGCGAAGCTCGACCCGGTGATCACCGTCGGCGTCGGCCAGCACCAGATGTGGGCCGCCCAGTTCTACAAGTTCGACAAGCCGCGCACCTGGCTCAGCTCCAGCGGCCTGGGGACGATGGGTTTTGGTTTGCCGGCCGCCATGGGCGTGCAGGCCGCCTTCCCCGACCGGCTGGTGATCGACATCGACGGCGACGGCAGCTTCCAGATGAACATCCAGGAGCTCAGCACGATGGTGTGCGAGAAGCTCCCCGTAAAAGTGCTGCTGCTCAACAACCAGCACCTCGGCATGGTCGTCCAATGGGAAGACCGCTTCATGTCCGGCAACCGCGCCCACACCTACCTCGGCCCGATCGACAAGCCGGAGTGGAAGGGCGAGGGCGACGGCATCGGCGAGCTCGACCAGGCCAACCGCTACGCCGACTTCGTCGCGATCGCCAAGGGCTACGGCTGCGGCGCCGCCTTCGTCGACAAGAAGGAAGACCTCGAGGCCGCCATCCAAGAGATGATCGCCTACGACGGCCCCTACATCCTCGACGTCGTCGTGCCGTACCAAGAGCACGTGCTGCCGATGATCCCCGGCGGCATGACCGTCAAGGACATCATCACGGAGTGATCCGCCCGCGGGTCCGCCGGAGGCGGATTGGCTTTTCCAACAGCCGACGAGCCACGCTCGTCGGCGATCCAGGGGATACTCCTGAGATTTCCTTGTGCGCCGTGTCTCATTACGCACTTTGCGGCCCACCGTCTGTGACTGGGTAAGACAAGTCGACAAGTAATCGAGCCAAGGCAAGGTAGTCGATTCTGACTAACGTCGTTTTGCCAACTCTGGTATCCTGATGTAGTCAGCTCTCCGTCCGCCTTTGGGTCATCGACGTGCCGCCACCTTCCGCCATGCGCGACTACTACAAAGAGGTGTGCAAGTGGTTAGGCAAGTCTTATCCTACGATCGACCAAGCCCGCGATCGATCGAAGACGCAGATCAACAACCTTCCTTCTCACTTGGTCGGTCTCACCTTTGCGGAATCCACTGGCTTCTTAGTATTCGGGTCACTTGCCCGATCGGAATTCACTGAAGGCAGTGACCTCGACTGGACCTTGCTCGTCGATGGCCCTTCTGAACTTGATCACTATCAAACTTCTCTTGAGGTTCGAAAACGTCTTGTCAAAGAAGATCTGATCGAACCGGGAACTTCTGGCTTATTTGGCGGCATCACCAGCGGCCACGAGTTGCTGCACAACATTGGCGGCCTCGAAGACACAAACGCCAACATGACGCGCCGCCTGCTCTTGCTGCTCGAATCGGTTGCGATTGAGGGATCAACAACCCGAAACAAAGTTATCGCCAAACTTCTAGAGCGATACGTCAGATATGGCAGCAGCGTGGAGACCTTCTCCGCCGATGGTCTGAAGCCGCCGCGATTCTTGCTCAACGACTTTGTTCGTTTCTGGAGGACAATGGCGGTCGACTACGCAGCAAAGAAGTGGCTTCAGGCAGACAAGAAATGGGCGCTCCGAAACGCCAAATTGCGTTTCTCCCGAAAACTGATCTTTATGAAGGGGCTTTTGCTGTGCCTCGACTGCGAGCTGTTCCCAAAAGAGTGGCCCTGGAAAGACTTGAACGCCGCTGACTACGAGGGCATGCCCGAAAGCCGCTTGCAAGAAGGGCTCAAACGATTGATTGATTTGCCAGCCTTGGACACGCTCTGCCGTTCGGCCATTCTCCTCGGCGCCAAAGAGCCGGTAGCTGCAGCTCTGCGAAGTTACGACCTCTTCTTGTCGACTCTCAATGATGCATCGCAACGAGAGCACCTTAAGGGTGTGCCCTTTGAAGACGCCGAAATGGACGAAACGTTCAGCCAACTCCGCGTAGCCGGCAAAGAATTCGGCCAAGCGTTGGAAACCCTGCTGTTCGACTCCCACCCCAAGATGACCGCATTAGCCAAAGAATACGGAGTATTCTGATGAAACGAAGAATTGGATTCTCAACCGGTGCTCTCGCATATGGCGATTTCAAACGTGGCGTCGAGCTGCAGGACAGAGAGGGGGTAAGCGCTATTGAGTTGTCTGCGCTGCGCGCAAACGAACTTGATGGGGCTATCGAATCACTCCCCCTACTTAACAACCCCCGCTTTAAGTATCGGTCTTTCCATGCCCCCAGCGCTTTCGAAGGCATGAGCGATTTTGATGTCGCTGAAAAGCTAAAACCCGTTGCTGAACTCGGCATACCTATCGTAGTCCATCCTGACACGATCATTGATTTCGAACCTTGGAAGACTCTCGGTGACCTGGTTCTGATAGAGAACATGGACTCTCGCAAAAGCTGTTGCCGTACAGCGGACGAGATGCTCGGCTGCTTTGATCAGTTACCTCATGCGAGGTTCTGCTTTGACATCGGGCATGCGCGAGAAGTCGACTCAACGATGGGCGTAGCGATCGAGCTCTTGTCAATTTTTAAGTCACGCCTTGCCGAGATCCACCTTAGCGAGGTCGACTGGACGTGCCATCATATACCGATCAGCACATCCGCCGCACTCGCCTTCCAACGCCTCGCAAGAAGAATTCCCGAAGACGTGCCCGTAATAATAGAATCTGTCATAGATTCTGATTCGATCGACGCCGAACTGAAGATGGCGGAACGCTGCCTGGAACCAAACTCAGATCTGCTTAAAACCACGACGCGGGTGGCCCCGGCACTCTCCCGCACCCCCGCACAGTGAGCCCATCGGCTCGGCTGGGTGAGTGTCGGGGGCGAAGCCCAACAGGCGGCCCGGTTCGGATGCGTTCGTGACCTCCGGTGTTGCGCACCCCATGAATGAGACAGCAATTCACTACGAATCACGCTCGCTTGAATCGTGTCCAATCTTGTATGCGTACTCTCTACGAACTGTTCGTAGGGAGAATGAGCCGGCATGACGATCCTCGGACGAGTCGAATCGATCCAGGTCGGTCGCCCCCGACGCTACGACGACGGGGACCACTCGGCCAAGCCTTGGACCTCGGCGATCGACAAGGCGCCGGTCGCCGGGAGCGTCATGGTCGGCCCGACGAGCCTCGCGGGCGACGAGCAGGCCGACCTCGAGCACCACGGCGGGCCCGACAAGTCGGTCCTCGGCTACGCCGCCGCCCATTACGACGACTGGCAAACCGAGTTCCCCGACGCCCCGTTCGCCCCCGGCGGCTTCGGCGAGAACCTCACCTTCTCCGGCTTCGCCGAGGCCGACTGCTGCGTCGGCGACACGGTGCAAATCGGCGACTGCCGGCTGCAGGTCTCGCAGCCGCGTCAGCCTTGCTGGAAGCTCTCGCGTCGCTGGGGCCTCGCCAAGCTGGCCGTCCGCGTGCAGCAGACCGGGCGGACCGGCTGGTACTACCGCGTGGCGCGAGAGGGCCTGATCGAGGCGGGCCAAGAGGTGCGGCTCGTCGAGCGCCCGTTCCCCGAGTTCACCGTCGCCTGGGCGAGCGCCGTGATGTACGCCAAGCCCCGCTCCGCGAGCGACGACCTGCGCCTCGCCGGCTGCCCGCTGCTGTCGGCGTCGTGGAAAGAAACGCTCACGCAACGGGCGACCAAGAAAATCGAGGCCGATCCCGCGCTAAGGCTCGAGGGCAAATAGCCCCCCCACCCGCGGATCGGAGAGCTAGCGAGCAAAATGTCAATAGTGTTGGATAGCTCTCGCTCCACTTCAGTGCGCCACACCTATCCATCTTCCGCCACTATGCGAGAAGACCGATGAACAGTAGTCCATTGCAAGAACCATTCTTAGCTGAACTTGCAGCTTGCTTTAAAGCAACTCAAACCCGGTTGTCTTCACGCCTGGATAATGCTAAGCATCCCGAACAAAACCGTGTTATTGAGGACGAGCTTCGTGGGCTCTATCACGGATTACTCGTTATCCTTGATGGCGGTTCTTCATTGGCTGATCACGGGCTGGTATCGGTCATTGACGAATCTGGCAAAACGTTTGACAGAAATCTCCACGAGATCTGCTTTGAATATTGGCAGAGTACTTGTGGGTAACGGGTAGCCCAGGTTCTTGAAGCGGGGCTAATCACTTCCCTCATTCAGCCAGTAGGGTCCGATGTACGGACCGCGGGTGGCCCCGACAATCTCCCGCCCCTCCTCGCACAGTGAGCCCATCGGCTTGGCCGGGTGAGTGTCGGGGGGCGAAGCAATAGGCGACCCTGCCCGGATGCGTTCGTGGCCTCCGGTGCTGCGCACCCCGATAATCTCTCGGCAATGTAAGGCAGGCTCACCACGCCGTCCGCTCGCGGCTGTCGGGCCCACCCGCGCGTGAATCGTCTGCGTCAGCACACCCTGGGTGGCCCGTTATTTCGACGCCCCGACGATCTCGCCGATCTCACGCTGCGCCGCGGCCAGCGAGTCGGCCAGCGCCGTGCCGCCGAACTCGTCGTTCTCGGCGCGCACGAATGTCACGTCCGTCACGCCGATGAACCCGAACACGGTCCGCAGGTGCGGGTCGAGGTGATTGTGTTTCTCGTTCGGGCCGCCGGGGCCGTAGCCGCCGTCGCCGCTGGCCACGACGACGAACATCCGTTTGCCGTGGACCAACGGCTCGTACGGCGCCGTGCGGTTCTGCGGGTCGAACCCGAACGTCACGCCGACGCGGACAATCTGATCGACGTACGCCTTCAGCCCGCTGGGCATCCCGAAGTTGTACAACGGGACCCCCATCA harbors:
- the mobB gene encoding molybdopterin-guanine dinucleotide biosynthesis protein B; the encoded protein is MNRLHIVGGKNHGKTTLVCELVELFAARGLRVGTIKHTHHAHELDTPGKDSHRHRKAGAAVVGILSPGLSAVFWPPADDERTDRYAAFAPRMAGCDLVLVEGDSATTAPKVEVWREAAGGAPRFAADRSTLAIISDDPLGAPLAASPLPVMPRSADDLADRLLSLLAAARQDGTRG
- the ilvB gene encoding biosynthetic-type acetolactate synthase large subunit → MATATKTATKSELTSGADILVQSLVNHGVETIFAYPGGCSMPLHQALTRVGDKLRTILPRHEQGGAFAAQGLARSTGKVGVVMATSGPGATNLVTAIADAKLDSIPLVCITGQVPTKVIGTDAFQETPMVEVCRGITKHHYLVTDVNDVARVMKEAFLIASTGRPGPVLVDMPKDVQLGKCVPDYDCDLNLPGYDPTPPLAPAEQIKQVAAAIKLAKKPVIYAGGGIIIGEASAELRELVEKTGIPITTTVMGLGTYPGTDELSLDMLGMHGSVYANYAVDEADLLIALGVRFDDRVTGKVDAFCKHGKIVHIDIDAAELNKNKPAHIPVRGDIKHALTELNKIVEAPEIGDWVAKCKDWKAEHPFKYDESYPGITQQHAIKTLWEQTAKLDPVITVGVGQHQMWAAQFYKFDKPRTWLSSSGLGTMGFGLPAAMGVQAAFPDRLVIDIDGDGSFQMNIQELSTMVCEKLPVKVLLLNNQHLGMVVQWEDRFMSGNRAHTYLGPIDKPEWKGEGDGIGELDQANRYADFVAIAKGYGCGAAFVDKKEDLEAAIQEMIAYDGPYILDVVVPYQEHVLPMIPGGMTVKDIITE
- a CDS encoding nucleotidyltransferase domain-containing protein translates to MRDYYKEVCKWLGKSYPTIDQARDRSKTQINNLPSHLVGLTFAESTGFLVFGSLARSEFTEGSDLDWTLLVDGPSELDHYQTSLEVRKRLVKEDLIEPGTSGLFGGITSGHELLHNIGGLEDTNANMTRRLLLLLESVAIEGSTTRNKVIAKLLERYVRYGSSVETFSADGLKPPRFLLNDFVRFWRTMAVDYAAKKWLQADKKWALRNAKLRFSRKLIFMKGLLLCLDCELFPKEWPWKDLNAADYEGMPESRLQEGLKRLIDLPALDTLCRSAILLGAKEPVAAALRSYDLFLSTLNDASQREHLKGVPFEDAEMDETFSQLRVAGKEFGQALETLLFDSHPKMTALAKEYGVF
- a CDS encoding MOSC domain-containing protein, which produces MTILGRVESIQVGRPRRYDDGDHSAKPWTSAIDKAPVAGSVMVGPTSLAGDEQADLEHHGGPDKSVLGYAAAHYDDWQTEFPDAPFAPGGFGENLTFSGFAEADCCVGDTVQIGDCRLQVSQPRQPCWKLSRRWGLAKLAVRVQQTGRTGWYYRVAREGLIEAGQEVRLVERPFPEFTVAWASAVMYAKPRSASDDLRLAGCPLLSASWKETLTQRATKKIEADPALRLEGK
- a CDS encoding FMN-dependent NADH-azoreductase, producing the protein MAKLLHIDASPRGERSHSKRLSARFVGHWRDAHPGDSVTYRDIGRNPIPHVTEDWIAGAFTPPGERTEAMRSALALSDELVAELLEADVIVMGVPLYNFGMPSGLKAYVDQIVRVGVTFGFDPQNRTAPYEPLVHGKRMFVVVASGDGGYGPGGPNEKHNHLDPHLRTVFGFIGVTDVTFVRAENDEFGGTALADSLAAAQREIGEIVGASK